The Arachis hypogaea cultivar Tifrunner chromosome 19, arahy.Tifrunner.gnm2.J5K5, whole genome shotgun sequence genome has a window encoding:
- the LOC112777213 gene encoding uncharacterized protein: MEKRSCSIELEPRTLSQVQLIQVREVAADVVQKLEPREASALFVEGLMHPMKDENGGKIEKAEDILNDDDDDEIKECECQCSFNNENTNHVNLKEPLSAPF, translated from the exons atggaaaagaGATCTTGCTCCATTGAACTAGAGCCTAGGACCTTAAGTCAAGTGCAACTCATCCAAGTTAGG GAAGTGGCTGCGGATGTAGTTCAAAAGTTAGaaccaagagaagcctcagctctcTTTGTTGAG GGGCTGATGCATCCAATGAAGGATGAAAATGGAGGCAAAATTGAGAAGGCAGAGGATATtcttaatgatgatgatgatgatgagattaAAGAATGTGAATGCCAATGTTCCTTCAACAATGAAAACACAAATCATGTTAATCTAAAAGAGCCTCTTTCAGCACCATTTTAA